One segment of Marinobacter sediminum DNA contains the following:
- a CDS encoding efflux RND transporter permease subunit → MRRRKGVIGFFVHHRVAANLVMLVMLLGGALALTRMNIQFFPTFALDIVSVRVVWSGASAEDVEQGVTDPLEQRLRSVDGLKKMTSTSAQGISSITLEFQEGTNPIQALDDVRQQVDEFTNLPGDAEEPQVTRVERYEPVARLLVFGAVDRSELRELAYRFEDELLERGIDRVSIRGLPEQQVSIDVPVERLETLGLSLEQIADRVASISRDLPAGMMAQQDATRELRAVEQRRSPQAFENIPVLSGNRVQLRLGDIAIIRQEARESQVTLTRDGLPAVELQLQRAENGNSLAAAEVLSSWLADTRPTLPPSMQLEVYDETWQLLNDRISLLVTNGLGGLVLVVCLLYLFLPGRVALWVAIGIPTAFLASMAVLWGIGGSINMISLFALIMALGVIVDDAIVVGEDADAHARLGEESIYASEGAAKRMVWPVLASSLTTVAAFMPLLVVGGIIGNILGDIPTVMICVLVASLLECFIVLPAHLRHAFVPRGKKQNNPDVPAKKQNPVGRLRKGFEQRFDRFREGSFRRFSMLSLNHRGVTVAAAVALALLAVGLLAGGRLGFNFFPTPEPSVFYANASFVAGTDRRTVNGFLGEMQRTLNDTEAALGGDLILHAVTTRGATLGAGGSSRSGDEMGSMMIELVPSDRRSVRNPEFISEWRDRLTLPAGLDNLSISERQSGPPGRDVNVRLTGDDAENLKRAADELTQALATLPGVLDVADDMPWGREQLIYQVSASGEVLGLTTSDLGRQLRAAFDGRIAQIYQDGRDEVEVRVQLPQAQRERLSTLSQMTVRVPDGRFVPLSQVMNLDHRQGFQALRHADGKLSVEVTSGLNTSVSTTDQILASLQTEALPDIASRFNVRYSFEGRAADQRETMNDMKTGLMIGLGLMYVVLTWVFASWSLPLIVMAIIPFALVGALLGHWLMGLQLTILSLFGLFGLSGIVVNNAIILVAFYNQQRRKGLGITEALNEAAVQRVRAVLLTSLTTIGGLLPLLFETSLQAQFLIPMATSIAFGLGLSTLLVLLVIPALLSWLENFREWWAGRQGKTASLLGAEE, encoded by the coding sequence ATGAGACGCAGAAAAGGCGTCATTGGTTTCTTTGTCCATCACCGGGTCGCGGCCAACCTGGTGATGCTGGTTATGCTGCTTGGCGGAGCACTGGCACTGACCCGGATGAACATCCAGTTTTTCCCTACGTTTGCCCTCGACATAGTGAGCGTCCGGGTGGTTTGGAGCGGAGCGTCGGCCGAGGATGTTGAGCAGGGTGTTACCGATCCTCTTGAGCAACGGCTGCGCAGTGTCGATGGCCTCAAGAAAATGACCTCCACCTCAGCCCAGGGTATTTCGTCCATCACTCTGGAGTTTCAGGAGGGCACCAATCCGATTCAGGCACTGGATGATGTCCGGCAACAGGTGGACGAGTTCACCAATCTTCCTGGAGACGCCGAAGAGCCCCAGGTTACCCGCGTGGAACGCTATGAACCGGTCGCCAGATTGCTGGTGTTCGGAGCTGTGGATCGCAGCGAACTCAGGGAACTGGCCTACCGCTTCGAGGACGAGCTGCTTGAGCGGGGCATCGACCGGGTGTCCATCCGTGGTTTGCCGGAGCAGCAGGTCAGTATTGATGTACCAGTGGAGCGCCTGGAAACCCTCGGCTTGTCGCTGGAGCAGATTGCTGACCGGGTTGCTTCCATCTCCCGGGATCTGCCGGCAGGGATGATGGCCCAGCAGGACGCGACCCGGGAACTGCGGGCTGTGGAACAGCGCCGGAGTCCCCAGGCCTTTGAAAACATTCCGGTGCTCAGTGGTAACCGGGTCCAGCTGCGGCTGGGCGATATAGCCATCATTCGACAGGAGGCCCGTGAGAGTCAGGTTACCCTGACCCGGGATGGTTTACCGGCGGTAGAGCTGCAGTTACAGCGAGCGGAAAACGGTAACTCTCTGGCTGCGGCAGAAGTCCTGTCGTCCTGGCTCGCGGATACCCGCCCAACCCTGCCACCCTCAATGCAGCTGGAGGTGTACGATGAAACCTGGCAGCTGCTGAATGATCGTATTTCGCTACTGGTGACCAACGGCCTGGGAGGTCTGGTGCTGGTGGTTTGCCTGCTATACCTGTTCCTGCCCGGACGTGTTGCTTTGTGGGTGGCTATCGGCATCCCCACGGCCTTCCTGGCGTCCATGGCGGTGCTGTGGGGTATCGGTGGCTCCATCAACATGATTTCCCTGTTTGCGCTGATCATGGCTCTGGGGGTGATCGTCGACGACGCTATTGTGGTGGGTGAGGATGCCGACGCCCACGCCCGGCTGGGTGAGGAATCCATATACGCCTCGGAGGGTGCGGCCAAACGCATGGTATGGCCTGTTCTGGCCTCTTCGCTGACCACGGTTGCCGCGTTCATGCCACTGCTGGTGGTTGGTGGCATCATCGGGAATATTCTGGGTGACATTCCCACAGTGATGATCTGCGTGCTGGTGGCGTCACTGCTGGAGTGTTTTATTGTGCTGCCCGCCCATCTGCGCCATGCCTTTGTGCCTCGCGGTAAAAAACAGAACAATCCGGACGTGCCGGCGAAAAAACAAAACCCGGTCGGGCGTTTGCGCAAGGGCTTTGAGCAGCGTTTTGACCGCTTTAGGGAAGGCTCGTTCCGCCGCTTTTCAATGCTTAGCCTCAATCATCGGGGAGTCACCGTGGCCGCTGCGGTTGCCCTTGCGTTGCTGGCTGTGGGGCTGCTGGCCGGAGGCCGCCTTGGTTTCAACTTTTTCCCGACGCCGGAACCCTCCGTATTCTATGCCAATGCGAGCTTTGTGGCAGGAACCGATCGGCGCACGGTCAACGGCTTTCTGGGGGAAATGCAGCGAACCCTCAACGACACGGAAGCTGCGCTTGGAGGCGACCTGATCCTGCATGCGGTGACCACCCGGGGCGCAACACTGGGTGCAGGGGGTAGCTCCCGCTCCGGTGACGAGATGGGTTCGATGATGATTGAGCTTGTTCCGTCCGATCGGCGGTCCGTGCGTAATCCTGAATTTATCAGCGAATGGCGCGACCGGCTCACGCTGCCGGCCGGGCTGGATAACCTGAGCATCTCCGAACGGCAGTCCGGCCCGCCGGGACGTGATGTCAATGTGCGACTGACCGGCGATGATGCCGAAAATCTCAAGCGCGCCGCTGATGAGCTTACCCAGGCACTGGCGACGTTGCCCGGGGTGCTGGATGTGGCAGACGATATGCCCTGGGGCCGGGAGCAGCTGATCTATCAGGTCAGCGCTTCTGGTGAGGTGCTTGGCCTGACCACGTCGGACCTTGGGCGGCAGTTGCGGGCGGCCTTTGACGGTCGTATTGCCCAGATCTATCAGGATGGCCGGGATGAAGTCGAGGTGCGGGTGCAGTTGCCCCAGGCCCAACGGGAGCGCCTGTCCACGCTGTCCCAGATGACTGTACGGGTGCCGGATGGCCGCTTTGTTCCGCTCAGCCAGGTCATGAATCTTGACCATCGGCAGGGGTTCCAGGCCCTGCGCCACGCCGATGGCAAACTGTCGGTAGAAGTGACGTCAGGGCTCAATACCAGCGTTAGCACCACCGATCAGATCCTGGCCAGCCTGCAAACAGAAGCCCTGCCGGACATCGCCAGCCGGTTTAATGTGCGTTACAGCTTTGAGGGCCGGGCCGCGGACCAGCGGGAAACCATGAACGACATGAAGACCGGCCTGATGATCGGCCTTGGCCTTATGTATGTCGTGCTGACTTGGGTGTTCGCATCCTGGAGCCTGCCTTTGATTGTCATGGCCATTATTCCTTTTGCTCTGGTCGGGGCGCTGCTGGGGCACTGGTTGATGGGGCTTCAGTTGACCATTCTGTCGCTGTTTGGCCTGTTCGGTTTGTCGGGGATTGTGGTCAATAACGCGATCATCCTCGTAGCATTCTATAACCAGCAACGGCGAAAGGGGCTCGGCATTACCGAAGCGCTGAATGAAGCCGCGGTGCAGCGGGTCCGGGCGGTTCTGCTGACATCTCTGACCACCATTGGTGGCCTGTTGCCGTTGCTCTTCGAGACCTCGTTACAGGCCCAGTTCCTGATTCCCATGGCGACGTCGATCGCATTCGGTCTGGGGTTGTCGACATTGCTCGTTTTGCTGGTGATTCCAGCGTTGTTGTCGTGGCTGGAAAATTTCCGGGAATGGTGGGCCGGGCGCCAGGGCAAGACCGCATCGCTTCTGGGTGCTGAGGAATGA
- a CDS encoding ABC transporter ATP-binding protein has translation MKDALLGVHGLSKNFYSGAEQIPVLSDISLALARGESLALMGRSGSGKSTLLNLLCGLEQPDAGMISILGNTFDSRQAMDGRSRERRWSDLRRQQIGVVFQEANLMPAMSLLDNVRLRAKLAGQDESGCTSWLDRLGIGSLAGRYPDQVSGGQRQRAALAMVFAMKPALILADEPTGSLDRLTADEVAKELFRLQSDSGCALILATHDGELAARCGQRLDLAHRVSV, from the coding sequence ATGAAAGACGCGCTATTAGGCGTTCACGGGTTGAGCAAGAACTTCTACAGTGGTGCCGAGCAGATTCCGGTGTTATCGGATATCTCTCTGGCACTGGCCCGTGGCGAGTCGCTGGCGCTGATGGGCCGCTCGGGCTCTGGGAAAAGTACGCTCCTGAATCTGTTATGTGGGCTGGAGCAACCGGATGCCGGGATGATCTCGATTCTCGGCAACACCTTTGATAGCCGTCAGGCGATGGACGGCCGTTCCCGGGAACGGCGCTGGTCCGATCTGCGCAGACAACAGATTGGCGTTGTATTCCAGGAAGCTAACCTGATGCCCGCGATGTCGTTGCTGGACAACGTCCGCCTGAGGGCAAAGCTGGCGGGGCAGGACGAGTCGGGTTGTACCAGCTGGCTGGACCGTCTGGGCATCGGCAGTCTTGCCGGTCGGTACCCGGACCAGGTTTCCGGGGGGCAGCGCCAGCGTGCCGCTCTGGCCATGGTGTTTGCCATGAAGCCCGCCCTGATCCTTGCCGATGAACCCACCGGCAGTCTTGACCGGCTGACCGCTGATGAAGTCGCCAAAGAATTATTCCGGCTTCAGTCCGATAGTGGTTGCGCCCTGATTCTGGCGACGCACGACGGCGAACTGGCAGCAAGGTGCGGCCAACGGCTGGATCTTGCGCACAGGGTCTCGGTTTAG
- a CDS encoding FtsX-like permease family protein — MILLPALFSHYRRHPLQLVALAVMIVVATMLWTGVSHLTDQARASLGQSERAVEERRQVERTDGQEVTVQDFVTLRRAGTCVMPWLEVVRPAPAGRMIGIDPLAAACFQDGSDGVERWNQPLDGKPFLDISEAAAMAGSADGVRSELSLLVPDRSDPSLFPPGYRETAFSLGPDTGELGDSFLLNLDALGFLVLLITALLLRSVYHLGIAQRRDSFVLLQRFGVQRSMLNRMLVLEIVLLALVCIVPGVWLGRLLAGTVGGGFGQALEGLFDIPLYAGQGETWLIPVLTMMAVVVSVCLADVLKLPGQALLHPSPRRIRMLALAVLVAGLVLALLASSLATVFLAVALVFAGAGILAPKAIAGVARWQAGRQQEPLKRWHYSELGVLARRLVLPLVALQFALAMVLAVQALVTVFEATFDQWLSQRLAADYFIEVPAGADNRPAVEWLQASQVLSETGQWHRVVRGEARLVAESGEPEQTVDMFAVAPVSPMLRRWTLQSAAEKAWPEFRAGQGLMVNEQLARRHAFAVGDTLSVVVAGEPLSLPVLGVYPDYGRPAGEVLLNAEQLPDSFVPSFESFSISPGRASMAEVTAGLKQVWNVEHLTVRDNQRVRALADAVFDQTFLLTRAMTFVTLVLAAIALLIMGWVFFSTRVWYFQLLAVWGMRRRELAGQLVRLSVTLTVGIAVLALPLGVWLTWVLVHRINPLAFGWSLPMAVYPEFWLELGMLSLIVGLSIAGLMRRQLRRPASMPTSASGQTGGER, encoded by the coding sequence ATGATCCTGTTACCCGCTCTGTTCAGTCATTACCGCCGTCATCCCCTGCAACTGGTGGCGCTTGCCGTGATGATTGTGGTCGCGACAATGCTGTGGACCGGAGTCAGCCACCTGACCGACCAGGCGAGGGCCAGTCTCGGTCAAAGTGAGCGGGCCGTTGAGGAACGCAGGCAGGTTGAGCGTACAGACGGCCAAGAAGTCACCGTGCAGGATTTTGTCACGCTTCGGCGGGCCGGAACCTGTGTCATGCCCTGGCTTGAGGTGGTTCGACCGGCGCCGGCGGGGCGCATGATCGGAATTGACCCGCTGGCGGCAGCCTGTTTCCAGGATGGCAGTGATGGAGTGGAGCGCTGGAACCAGCCTCTGGATGGCAAACCATTCCTGGACATAAGTGAGGCGGCAGCCATGGCCGGTTCCGCCGATGGTGTCCGCTCCGAGCTGTCCTTGCTGGTACCGGACCGGTCCGATCCTTCCTTATTTCCCCCCGGATATCGCGAAACAGCATTCTCCCTGGGGCCGGACACCGGAGAACTGGGCGATAGCTTCCTGCTCAATCTTGATGCCCTGGGATTTCTGGTCTTGCTGATTACCGCACTGCTGTTGCGCAGCGTTTATCATCTGGGGATAGCCCAGCGGCGCGATAGCTTCGTGTTGCTCCAGCGGTTTGGGGTGCAGCGGTCAATGTTAAACCGCATGCTGGTGCTGGAAATTGTCCTGCTTGCACTCGTCTGTATCGTGCCCGGTGTCTGGCTGGGCCGGTTGCTGGCCGGGACTGTGGGTGGTGGCTTCGGTCAGGCCCTGGAAGGCCTTTTTGATATCCCGCTCTATGCGGGGCAGGGTGAAACCTGGCTGATCCCGGTTCTGACGATGATGGCGGTGGTGGTCTCGGTCTGTCTTGCCGATGTTCTCAAGCTGCCGGGACAGGCACTGCTGCATCCTTCGCCCCGCCGGATTCGTATGCTGGCACTGGCGGTTCTTGTTGCTGGACTGGTTCTTGCGCTCCTTGCCAGCTCACTGGCCACTGTCTTCCTCGCGGTCGCGCTGGTTTTTGCGGGTGCCGGTATCCTGGCACCAAAAGCGATTGCCGGTGTGGCGCGCTGGCAGGCCGGGCGCCAGCAGGAACCTCTGAAACGCTGGCATTATTCGGAGCTTGGCGTCCTCGCGCGCCGACTTGTGTTGCCATTGGTGGCACTACAGTTCGCCCTGGCAATGGTGCTGGCGGTGCAGGCTCTGGTGACTGTCTTTGAAGCAACTTTTGATCAGTGGCTCTCCCAGCGTCTGGCGGCGGACTATTTCATTGAAGTGCCTGCTGGTGCTGACAACCGGCCTGCTGTCGAATGGCTTCAGGCCAGCCAGGTACTTTCGGAGACTGGCCAGTGGCATCGGGTGGTCCGTGGTGAGGCCCGCCTCGTGGCTGAATCCGGTGAGCCAGAACAAACAGTGGATATGTTTGCAGTTGCGCCGGTGAGCCCAATGCTCAGGCGGTGGACCCTGCAGAGTGCTGCCGAAAAAGCCTGGCCAGAATTCAGAGCCGGGCAGGGGCTCATGGTGAATGAACAGCTGGCTCGCCGGCATGCCTTCGCCGTTGGCGACACCCTGTCGGTGGTTGTCGCCGGTGAGCCGCTGTCTCTGCCGGTTCTGGGCGTCTATCCCGATTACGGTCGTCCGGCGGGCGAAGTGTTGCTTAACGCAGAGCAATTGCCGGATTCGTTCGTGCCATCCTTTGAAAGCTTTTCCATCAGTCCGGGCAGGGCCAGCATGGCGGAAGTCACTGCGGGCCTTAAGCAGGTCTGGAACGTGGAGCATCTAACGGTGCGTGACAACCAGCGGGTCCGTGCACTGGCTGACGCGGTGTTTGACCAGACCTTCCTGCTGACCCGGGCCATGACCTTCGTCACGTTGGTCCTGGCGGCCATCGCACTGCTTATCATGGGCTGGGTGTTCTTCTCGACCCGGGTCTGGTACTTCCAGCTGTTGGCGGTATGGGGGATGCGGCGAAGGGAGCTGGCGGGTCAGCTGGTGCGGCTGTCTGTTACTTTGACCGTCGGTATTGCCGTGCTGGCGTTACCCCTGGGGGTCTGGCTGACATGGGTTCTTGTGCATCGCATCAACCCGCTGGCCTTTGGCTGGTCCCTGCCGATGGCCGTGTATCCTGAATTCTGGCTGGAACTGGGTATGCTCAGCCTGATAGTCGGCCTGAGTATTGCTGGCTTGATGCGTCGTCAGCTTCGAAGGCCTGCATCGATGCCAACGTCTGCCAGTGGCCAGACCGGAGGTGAACGATGA